Part of the Salinigranum rubrum genome is shown below.
GTGCCCGCCGCTCCGCACGGCGAGAGCGAGGTCGTGCTCCCGGGCGAAGGTGACCGCACGAGCGACGTCCCGTGCGGTTGCCGGGCGGACGACGAGCGCGGGCCGCCGGTCGATCATTGCGTTCCAGACCGCCCGCGCCTCGTCGTACCCCTCCTCGCCGGGACGCAGCACCGCTCCGTCGACACGGTCGCGTAACTCGACGAGAGCCTCCTCGTCGATCTGTCTGACCTTCCCCTCCTCGTCTCCGTTCTCCATCTCTCCCGTCTCGAACTCCGTGGGTCGCACAGTGAGATATACGTATCCTCTGGGTGGACGGTGCGGCTCGGTCGGACGACCTACGACCGACTGCGGACCCGAACGAACTGTCTCGTCCGCTCGGTCGACGACTCCTCGCTCTCGGCCGCTCGCCGTGCTTCGAGGAGGCCGTTGAGTTCGTACTCGCTGAACGTGAAGGCGTCACAGACGACGCAAGTCCTCGGTCCGGTCGAGGACGCGGTCGCGTGGACGACGCCACAGTGCTGGCAGACGTGCAGGTGGTTTCTGTTTCCCATAACCGGCTTCAGAGAGGGCGCGCGGAAATATGATGATTTTTCGTGCAATTTTGGCGAGGGGTGTCGGGCTTTCACCTCGTGAAACACGGACTCGGTACGTCCACTCTCCCCGTCGCAACACGCTCCGAGCGGGCACACAGCTATTATCCGTGGTGTGGTACACCATACCATGAACGATACGCTCGACGACATTCGTTTCCTCGGGGACTCCAAGCACCGGGCGGTGGTGCTCGACCGCCTCAGCGAGCGTCCGTGCTCCCGTGCGACCCTGCGGGAGGCGACCGGTGCGTCCTCGGCTACGGTCGGGCGTATCCTCCAGTCGTTCGAGGAGCGGGGGTGGCTCACGCGCGAGGGCTCGACGTACCGACTCACGGCCGTCGGAACGTTCGTCGCGGGGTCGTTTGCGCGGTTCCGCCGCGAACTCGCGCTCGCGGACGAACTCACGGAACTCCTCCCACACCTGCCGCTCGACGAGATCGGTATCGGCGTCGACCGACTGGACGACGCGTTCGTCACGCGGGCAACGCAGACGAACCCGTTCGCCGTCGTCTCGCGCGTCCGCGAACTCGAACTCGACTCCGACACGGCGCTGAGCCTGACCGACTTCTTCCCCGAGCCCTGCATCGACGGGCGGTACGAGGCCATCGTCGACGGCACGCAGACGTTCGAGGCGGTGTTCGCGCCGGTCGTCATCAGGGCGGCCATGGCCTCGGACTCGGCCGACAAGTTCGCCGCCATCGTCGCGTCGGACCGTACAGAAATCGGAGTCTACGACGGGCCGATTCCCCAGCCCGTGATGTTCCACGACGGGACGGCCTGTCTCGTCGTCCGCGACGAGGAGAACATCTCCATCGGGATGATCGAGACCGACGACCCCACGGTGGTCGAGTGGGTGTTGGCGCTGTTCGAGCGCTTTCAGGCGGACGCGACGCCGCTCTCACGGGTCGACCTCGTCGAACCGCTCGAAGAGGTCCTGAGTCGGGCCTGAGCGCTCGGACGGCAGGAGCGGTTCGAACGCGGAGGGGAGCGAGTACGAGGCGACCCGTCTCAGCCCAGCCGGAACGACGGTTCGTCGCGCTCGCCGGCGTCGAGGTCTTCGAGCTGGATGACCTCCTCGTCGTCGTCGTGCGCCTCCAGCTGTTCGCGGAGGTAGTTGACGTACCCCTTGTGCTCCTCCAGTTGCTCGCGGAGGTGTTCGGCCTCCAGTTCGAGGCGTTCGTGCTCGCGGATGAAGCTCTTCGGCACCTTCACCTTCGGCGGGAAGCTCTCGGAGTCCTCCTCGCTCTGCTGGAGCTGTTTGAGTTCGTGTTCGGGGACGACTCTCACCTGGCCATCGTGGGCAACGAGCGTGTCGACGTAGTCGCGGAAGACGGCGGACAGCGAGATGTCCCGCTCCTCTGCGATCTCTCGGAGCGTCTCGAAGGAGTCCTCGTTGACGCGGAAGGAGATCGTTTTGTTCTTGTTGCCCATAGCTGTGTCTGCCTTTGGTATGGTCGCGCTTCGTACTTAATGGTTCGTCAGACAATGACACGAATTCGGGACGGATGGTGGCGGTGTTCGTCACGAACGGTGGGGAGCGAGGAACTCGTGCGAGGGGCTCTGCTCGCGCCTCCGTGCGCGAGCGACCCGGCTGGGGTGGAGCGAGGCTGCGGTCACACCGTGCCCGTGTGTCGCGCGGCTTTCCTGTTCTTTTCAGTCGCTCTGACAACGAGCGCGCATCCACCCCATCGCTCCATCCGCTCACCGTACTGCACACCGACCTCCCGTCACTGCCTCTGTCACTGCCCAATACACGCGCACGACCCACACGTCTTTATCAACCCCACGCAATTTTTGCCGCATGGACTCCGACACCAGCGAGGCACACCGATTCGAGGTCGGAACGCCCTCCGAACAGTGGCGGCGGTACCAGGGCGCGCCGACCGGCACCGACATCGAGTGCGAGGGGTGGCGGCAGGAGGCGGCGCTCCGCATGCTCAACAACAACCTCGACCCCGAGGTGGCCGAACGGCCCGAAGACCTGGTCGTCTACGGCGGCACCGGCAGGGCCGCGCGGTCGTGGGATGCCTACGACGCCATCCTCGACGAACTCCGTTCCCTGGCGTCGGACGAGACGCTCCTCGTCCAGTCGGGCAAGCCGGTGGGACGGTTCCGCACTCACGAGCGCGCACCGCGGGTGCTCATCGCCAACTCCAACCTCGTCGGACGGTGGGACGACTGGGCGCACTTTCACGAACTCGAAGCGAAGGGGCTGATGATGTACGGGCAGATGACCGCCGGGTCGTGGGCGTACATCGGCACCCAGGGCATCATCCAGGGGACGTACGAGACGCTCGCGGAACTCGCCCGACAGGAGTTCGGTGCGGGTGAGGGAGACGAGGACGACGGCGCGGGCCTCCGCGGCCGTCTCGTCGTCACCGGCGGCCTCGGCGGGATGGGTGGTGCCCAACCCCTCGCGGTGACGATGAACGGCGGCGTCTGTCTCGCCGCGGAGGTGAGCGGTTCCAGAATCGACCGCCGCATCGAGACGCGCTACCTCGACGAGCGCGTCGACGATCTCGACGAGGCCCTCTCGCGCGCGGAGGCCGCCGTCGAAGCGGGCGACCCCTACTCCGTGGGCGTCCGGATGAACGCCGCCGACCTCCTGGAGGGACTGCTCGCCCGCGACGTCGTTCCCGACGTCGTGACCGACCAGACGAGCGCACACGACGAACTCGACGGCTACTACCCCTCCGGCTACTCCGTTGCGGAGGCCGACCGCCTCCGCGAGCGCGACCCCCAGGGGTACGTCGAGGCGTCGCTCGACACGATGGTCCGGCACGTCGAGGCCATCCTCGAACTCCAGGAGAGGGGAGCGGTCGCGTTCGAGTACGGCAACAACATCCGCGGCCAGGTCGAAGCCCATCGAAATTTGAATCACGCCTTCGACTTCCCGGGCTTCGTCCCCGCGTACATCCGACCCCTGTTCTGCCGGGGGAAGGGGCCCTTCCGCTGGATCGCCCTCTCCGGCGACCCCGCGGACATCCACCGCACGGACGACCTGGTGACGGAACTGTTCCCCGACGAGCCACACCTCCACCGGTGGATCGACCTCGCCCGCGACAGAGTCGCGTTCCAGGGGCTTCCCGCCCGCGTCTGCTGGCTCGGCTACGGGAGCGAGGACGGACTCACCGAACGCGCCCGGTTCGCCCTCGCGATGAACGACCTCGTCCGCACGGGGGAGATTTCGGCACCCATCGTCGTCACGCGCGACCACCTCGACGCCGGCTCCGTCGCCTCGCCGAATCGAGAGACGGAGGCGATGCGGGACGGCTCCGACGCCGTCGCGGACTGGCCCGTTCTCAACGCCCTCGTGAACTGCGCCGCCGGTGCAGACATCGTGAGCGTCCACGACGGCGGCGGCGTCGGCATCGGCAACTCCCTGCACGCGAACAACCACGTCGTCCTCGACGGGAGCGAGTTAGCGGCCGAGAAGGCCCGCGCCGTGTTCACGACCGACCCCGGGATGGGCGTGATTCGCCACGCCGACGCCGGCTACCCGGAGGCGCTCGACGAGGCCCGACGCTCGAACGTTCACGTCCCGATGGGCGAGGGAGGAGAAGAAGACGCATGACCGGCCTCACCAGCGCTCCCACCTGGACGAGCCCCTCGGACGACCCGAACGACGAGACGTTCGGCGACGTCGTCGCCCCCGTCGACCACCCGCGTGCGGAGGGATGCGACTGCGACGCCGTCCTCGTCGGCGAACCGTTCGACCGTGGCGTCATCGGTCGCAAGGGAGCGGCGCAGGGACCCCACGCTATCCGTGAGATGCTCGCGGGGGTGAAAACCCACCACTTCGACGGCCCCGGCGTGGGCACCGTGGGCGACGCGGGCGACGCCTCCCTCGCCGTCGACTCCGGCGACGACCTCCCCGAGACGACCCGTGACCTCCAGCGACACCTCCGTGTGGTCGCCGGGGCGGTCCACGACGGCCACGCCTTCCCCGTCTTCCTCGGCGGCGACAACTCCCTCACCTACGCGAACTGTCTGCCGCTCCTCGCGGCGGGGACGCTCGGCGTGGTCAACCTCGACGCCCACCTCGACGTGCGTGAGGTGCGCGAGGACGCCACGAGCGGCACCCCCTACCGCCAACTGTTCGGGGCGGGACTGGACGCCTACGCCTGCGTCGGCGCCCGGCACTTCGAGACGTCGAGCGAGTACGCGGACTACGTCCGTGACCGAGGTGGGGCCGTCGTGACGAGCGAGGCGGTTGGCCGGGACGTGGACGGCGCCGCGGAGCGGGCACTCGCGGCGATGGGCGACGTCGACCGCGTGTACTTGAGCCTCGACGTGGACGTCCTCGACGCCACCGCGGCACCGGGCGTGAGCGCGCCGACGCCGGGCGGTATCACCACCCGCGAGTGCTTCCGACTGTGCTCCCTGCTCGCCCGCGAGGAGCGCCTCGCCGGCTTCGAGGTGGTCGAGTGTGCTCCCCCGCTCGACCGGGAGGACCGGACTGTCGCCGCGGCGGCACGGGCTGTCGCACACGTACTGGCCGGCAGGCGGGCGGGCATCGCCGAGCGAGCGGCGACCGAGACGGAGGCGACCCGATGACCCCGACACTCGACCTCGTCGTTCACGACGCGCGGGAGGTGGTCGTCGGACCGGACGAGAACGAGAACGGGGACGACGACGGCCTCAGACGGCACGAGAACGCCGGAATCGCCGTCGTCGACGGGCGCGTCGCCGCCGTCGGTCCCACGAACGAACTCCGTCGAGCCTACCCACCCGAGAACGCCCGCGAGTCGCTCGACGCGACGGGGAAGACCGTCGTCCCCGGCTTCGTCGACGCCCACACCCACGCCTGCTTCGCCGGCGACCGCTCCGACGAGTTCGAGGCGAAACTCCGGGGCGCGAGTTACGGGGAACTCCTCGCACAGGGCGGCGGCATCCTCCGGACCGTCCGCGCCGTCCGGGAGACGTCGACCCGAGAACTCACCGCCGACCTACTCGCTCACCTCGACGTCATGCTCGCCCACGGGACGACGACCGTCGAGGTGAAGTCGGGGTACGGCCTCGACACCGAGACCGAACTCCGCATGCTCCGGGCGATGGCCGACGCCGACGACGCACACCCCGTCGACGTCGTTCCGACGTTCATGGGCGCACACGCCGTTCCGCAGGGCCGGACCGGGGACGACTACGTCGAGGACGTCGTCTGCGAGCAACTTCCGGCCGTTGCTGACCAGGGTATCGCCCGCTTCTGCGACGTCTTCTGCGACGAGGGCGCGTTCACGCCCGAACAGTCCCGGCGCGTCCTCGACGCCGGGCGCGACCACGGCCTCACGCCGAAGGTCCACGCCGAGGAACTCGCACACACCGGCGGGGCGCGTCTCGCCTCCCAGGTAGAGGCGGCGAGCGCCGACCACCTGCTCCGTGCGACCGCCGCGGACGTCGAAGCGCTCGTCGACGCCGACGTCGTTCCCGTCCTCCTGCCCGGAACGGCGTTCTCGCTCGGCGGCGACTACGCCGACGCGCGGGCGATGCTCGACGCCGGCGCGCCGGCGGCGCTCGCGACCGACTTCAACCCCAACTGCTTCGCCCGGTCGATGCCCTTCGCGATGACGCTCGCCTGCGTCGGCATGCGACTCACGCCCGCGGAGGCGCTGGTCGCCGCGACGGCACACGCCGCGCGTGCGCTCGACTTCGGTGCGGGACCGGGCGGTGGGGAGCGAGGCACGCTCCGCGAGGACGCGCCGGCCGACCTCGCGGTCGTCGACGCCCCCTCTCACACTCACCTCGCGTACGACTTCGACGTGAACCGGGTCGAGCGCGTGGTGAAGGGCGGGGAGGTGGTCCACCGTGACTGACTCCCCTCCTATCTCCCTCGATGGCACCTCGCTCACCGTCGACGAGGTGGCCGCCGTCGCGCGCGACGGGCGACGGGTCGCGGTCACCGAGTCGGCCCGCGAAGCGGTCCGTGCCGGCAGAGAGCGGGTCGAGAGCGTCCTCGACGCCGGCGACGCCGTCTACGGCCTCAACACGGGCTTCGGCGACCTCGTCGACACCCGCATCCCGCCCGACGAAGTCGACGACCTCCAGACGAACTTGATTCGAAGCCACGCCGCCGGCACCGGCCGCGACCTCTCCCGCGAAGAGGTACGCGCGCTCCTCGTCGTGAGGCTCAACACCCTCTTGCGCGGGTACTCCGGCGTCCGCGAGGTGGTCGTCGACCACCTGCTCACGCTCGTGAACCACGCGGTCCACCCGGTCGTTCGCTCCCGCGGGAGTCTCGGCGCGAGCGGCGACCTCGCCCCGCTCGCACACCTCTCGCTCGTCCTGCTCGGCGAAGGTGAAGCCGACGTCGAGGGCGGCTCCGGCACCGAACGCGTCTCGGGCGCGGAGGCGCTCCGCCGCGTCGGCCTCGACCCGCTCACCCTCCGGGCGAAGGAGGGACTCGCGCTCATCAACGGAACGCAACTCACGACGGGCCTCGCGGCGCTCGCCGTCTTCGACGCCGAGCGTCTCCTTCGAGCGGCGGACGCGGCGGGCGCGCTCACCACCGAGGTGACGATGGGGTCGACGGCCGCCTGCGACCCGGCCATCCACGACCTCCGTCCCCACCCTGGCCAGTCCGCGAGCGCGCGGAACGTCAAGCGCCTCACTCGGGACTCGGAAATCGTCGAGTCCCACCGCAACTGCGACCGCGTGCAGGACGCGTACTCCATCCGGTGTCTTCCGCAGGTCCACGGGGCCGCGCGCGATGCGGTCTCACACCTCCGCGAGGCGGTCGCGGTCGAACTGAACGCCGTCACGGACAACCCCATCGTCTTCCCCCGAGAGGCGCTCGACGCGCGTGCTTCGGGAACCGACACGGCGGCGGTCGTCTCCGGCGGCAACTTCCACGGCGCGCCCCTCGCTCACCGTCTCGACTCCCTCACGGCGGCGCTCACGGACCTCGCCGCCATCTCCGAGCGGCGGGTCGACAGGACGCTCAACCCCTCGGTACAGGAGTCACACCTCCCGCCGTTTCTCTCGCCCGACAGCGGGGTCCGCTCGGGCTACATGATCCCGCAGTACACCGCCGCCGCGCTCCTGGCCGAGTGTCGGTCGGAGGGCCGCCCGGCGACGGATTCGACGCCCGTCAGCGGCGGGCAGGAGGACCACGTCAGCATGAGCGCGACGTCGGCCCTGGCGACGAGACGAACGCTCGACCGGGCGCGTCGCGTGGTCAGTGTCGAACTGCTCTGTGCGGCACAGGCGGCCGAGTTCGTCGATGGGTTGAACCACGGCGTCGGGACCGGCGCCGTCTACGACGCCGTCCGCGCCGTGGTACCACCGCTCGACGAGGACCGACCCAGCCACGGCGACATCGACGCGCTCGCGGCGCTCGTCGGAGAGGGACGGCTGGACAGCGTGCTGTTCGACGTCGTCGACGACGTGGAGTGAGACGTGGTACTCCGCTCTCGGCCGAGCGGACCTCCTGAGCCGCGGGAGACCCCACCGACGATCACGTCTCGGTGAGTCCGGCGAGGGCGGCGACACCGACGACGGCCAGCACCCCGCCGAACCCGAACGCCGCGGTCCACGAGGCGACGTCGACGAGCCATCCGGCCACGACCGGCGCGGCGAGCGAGCCACCGATAGAGAGCGTCATCAGCACCGCGAGGCTCGTTCCGCCGGACGCCGGCGGCGACACCTCCTCGACGTAGACGTAGAAGACGCCCGTCCCGAGTTGTGAGCCGACGCCCGCGAGCAACAGCGCCGCCGCGAGCCAGACCGCGGACGTCGCCACGGCCGCGGCGACCAGCGCCGGGACGACGATCAGGAAGGCCGCGACGATGACCGGCCGACGGCGACCCCCGATGCGGTCGGAGAGCCACCCGCCGCCCGGTCGCGCGAGCAAGCCCATCGCGGGAACGATGGCCGCGAGCGCTCCCGCCGTCCCGATGTCGACGCCGACGGCCTCGGTGGCGTACGTGGGCATCCACGAGTTGAAGAAGACGAACAGCGAGTACGCACAGAAACTGCTCGCCGCGATGGCCAGCACCTGTCGGTCTCTGAGCGCCGCCGCGAACCCCGACAGCGAGAGCGCCGACTCGTTTCGAACTGGCGCGTCGAGCGCCCAGGCGAAGGGGACCAGGCCGACGACGGTGACGACCGTGTAGACGGCGACGACGCCCCGCCAGCCGACGACGGCCTGAAGCGGCGGGCCGGCGACCTGTGCGAGCGTCACCCCGGCGGGCGCGCTCGTGACGAACAGGCTCGTCCCGATTGCCCTTCGGGCGGGTGGAAACGACTGCCCGACGATGTTGGCGTTCGCCGTCCAGAGGAACACCGCCGTGGCCCCGCCGACGAACCGCGTCGCCAGGAACGTCGGGTACGTCGGCGC
Proteins encoded:
- a CDS encoding helix-turn-helix transcriptional regulator, coding for MNDTLDDIRFLGDSKHRAVVLDRLSERPCSRATLREATGASSATVGRILQSFEERGWLTREGSTYRLTAVGTFVAGSFARFRRELALADELTELLPHLPLDEIGIGVDRLDDAFVTRATQTNPFAVVSRVRELELDSDTALSLTDFFPEPCIDGRYEAIVDGTQTFEAVFAPVVIRAAMASDSADKFAAIVASDRTEIGVYDGPIPQPVMFHDGTACLVVRDEENISIGMIETDDPTVVEWVLALFERFQADATPLSRVDLVEPLEEVLSRA
- a CDS encoding ribbon-helix-helix protein, CopG family, whose amino-acid sequence is MGNKNKTISFRVNEDSFETLREIAEERDISLSAVFRDYVDTLVAHDGQVRVVPEHELKQLQQSEEDSESFPPKVKVPKSFIREHERLELEAEHLREQLEEHKGYVNYLREQLEAHDDDEEVIQLEDLDAGERDEPSFRLG
- the hutU gene encoding urocanate hydratase is translated as MDSDTSEAHRFEVGTPSEQWRRYQGAPTGTDIECEGWRQEAALRMLNNNLDPEVAERPEDLVVYGGTGRAARSWDAYDAILDELRSLASDETLLVQSGKPVGRFRTHERAPRVLIANSNLVGRWDDWAHFHELEAKGLMMYGQMTAGSWAYIGTQGIIQGTYETLAELARQEFGAGEGDEDDGAGLRGRLVVTGGLGGMGGAQPLAVTMNGGVCLAAEVSGSRIDRRIETRYLDERVDDLDEALSRAEAAVEAGDPYSVGVRMNAADLLEGLLARDVVPDVVTDQTSAHDELDGYYPSGYSVAEADRLRERDPQGYVEASLDTMVRHVEAILELQERGAVAFEYGNNIRGQVEAHRNLNHAFDFPGFVPAYIRPLFCRGKGPFRWIALSGDPADIHRTDDLVTELFPDEPHLHRWIDLARDRVAFQGLPARVCWLGYGSEDGLTERARFALAMNDLVRTGEISAPIVVTRDHLDAGSVASPNRETEAMRDGSDAVADWPVLNALVNCAAGADIVSVHDGGGVGIGNSLHANNHVVLDGSELAAEKARAVFTTDPGMGVIRHADAGYPEALDEARRSNVHVPMGEGGEEDA
- the hutG gene encoding formimidoylglutamase; this encodes MTGLTSAPTWTSPSDDPNDETFGDVVAPVDHPRAEGCDCDAVLVGEPFDRGVIGRKGAAQGPHAIREMLAGVKTHHFDGPGVGTVGDAGDASLAVDSGDDLPETTRDLQRHLRVVAGAVHDGHAFPVFLGGDNSLTYANCLPLLAAGTLGVVNLDAHLDVREVREDATSGTPYRQLFGAGLDAYACVGARHFETSSEYADYVRDRGGAVVTSEAVGRDVDGAAERALAAMGDVDRVYLSLDVDVLDATAAPGVSAPTPGGITTRECFRLCSLLAREERLAGFEVVECAPPLDREDRTVAAAARAVAHVLAGRRAGIAERAATETEATR
- the hutI gene encoding imidazolonepropionase; the encoded protein is MTPTLDLVVHDAREVVVGPDENENGDDDGLRRHENAGIAVVDGRVAAVGPTNELRRAYPPENARESLDATGKTVVPGFVDAHTHACFAGDRSDEFEAKLRGASYGELLAQGGGILRTVRAVRETSTRELTADLLAHLDVMLAHGTTTVEVKSGYGLDTETELRMLRAMADADDAHPVDVVPTFMGAHAVPQGRTGDDYVEDVVCEQLPAVADQGIARFCDVFCDEGAFTPEQSRRVLDAGRDHGLTPKVHAEELAHTGGARLASQVEAASADHLLRATAADVEALVDADVVPVLLPGTAFSLGGDYADARAMLDAGAPAALATDFNPNCFARSMPFAMTLACVGMRLTPAEALVAATAHAARALDFGAGPGGGERGTLREDAPADLAVVDAPSHTHLAYDFDVNRVERVVKGGEVVHRD
- the hutH gene encoding histidine ammonia-lyase, with protein sequence MTDSPPISLDGTSLTVDEVAAVARDGRRVAVTESAREAVRAGRERVESVLDAGDAVYGLNTGFGDLVDTRIPPDEVDDLQTNLIRSHAAGTGRDLSREEVRALLVVRLNTLLRGYSGVREVVVDHLLTLVNHAVHPVVRSRGSLGASGDLAPLAHLSLVLLGEGEADVEGGSGTERVSGAEALRRVGLDPLTLRAKEGLALINGTQLTTGLAALAVFDAERLLRAADAAGALTTEVTMGSTAACDPAIHDLRPHPGQSASARNVKRLTRDSEIVESHRNCDRVQDAYSIRCLPQVHGAARDAVSHLREAVAVELNAVTDNPIVFPREALDARASGTDTAAVVSGGNFHGAPLAHRLDSLTAALTDLAAISERRVDRTLNPSVQESHLPPFLSPDSGVRSGYMIPQYTAAALLAECRSEGRPATDSTPVSGGQEDHVSMSATSALATRRTLDRARRVVSVELLCAAQAAEFVDGLNHGVGTGAVYDAVRAVVPPLDEDRPSHGDIDALAALVGEGRLDSVLFDVVDDVE
- a CDS encoding MFS transporter, producing MTAESASARRPWVVLAGCFLVSTGFNAYTFAPASIISFFVDAFGIGKPAAGLSISVVFLGWVVFQLPSGLLMDRYDNRRLVYVGAVVFVAAAVAGPFAPTYPTFLATRFVGGATAVFLWTANANIVGQSFPPARRAIGTSLFVTSAPAGVTLAQVAGPPLQAVVGWRGVVAVYTVVTVVGLVPFAWALDAPVRNESALSLSGFAAALRDRQVLAIAASSFCAYSLFVFFNSWMPTYATEAVGVDIGTAGALAAIVPAMGLLARPGGGWLSDRIGGRRRPVIVAAFLIVVPALVAAAVATSAVWLAAALLLAGVGSQLGTGVFYVYVEEVSPPASGGTSLAVLMTLSIGGSLAAPVVAGWLVDVASWTAAFGFGGVLAVVGVAALAGLTET